One part of the Musa acuminata AAA Group cultivar baxijiao chromosome BXJ1-5, Cavendish_Baxijiao_AAA, whole genome shotgun sequence genome encodes these proteins:
- the LOC135673013 gene encoding uncharacterized protein At4g14342-like, whose translation MDLKASDRFNINSQLEHLQAKYVGTGHADLSRFEWAVNIQRDSYASYIGHYPILAYFAVAENESIGRERYNFMQKMLLPCGLPPERDED comes from the exons ATGGATTTGAAG GCTAGCGACAGATTCAACATTAATTCTCAGCTCGAGCATCTTCAAGCTAAATATGTTGGAACAGGGCATGCTGACTTGAGTAGATT TGAATGGGCAGTGAACATCCAGCGTGATAGTTATGCATCATATATCGGTCACTACCCTATCCTGGCATATTTTGCGGTTGCTGAAAATGAATCAATTGGAAGGGAACGCTACAATTTTATGCAA AAAATGTTGTTGCCCTGTGGTCTTCCACCAGAGAGAGACGAAGATTGA